AACGAGTTACGCCAATTTGGTTGCAAAAAAATTTAATACCAATCATACCGTTTTTACACTTTCGAATACTGATATTTTTGAGGCTGTTTTTGATATGCTTCCTTTTTTGAGTGAACCTTTTGCAGACTCTTCGGCTATTCCGTTTTATGTTTTGAGCAAACACACCAAACAAACGGCTTCTGTGGCTCTTTCTGGAGATGGTGGCGATGAGCTTTTTGCAGGTTACAATAAATATTTAGGAGAATATAAAGTCAGAAATGCAGGTTGGAAAGAAAATCTGATAAAAGGAAATTTAGGACTTTTAGAAAAGCTACCAAAATCAAGAAATTCGTTTTGGGGAAATAAATTCAGACAATTACATCGTTTTGCAAAAGCGGCACAATTATCAAAGCAAGAACGTTATTGGTTTTTGAGTAGTTTTATTGATGAACAAAACGTCCAAAATATTTTTCAATCTGATGTTTTTGACTTATCAAATGAAGATAACAAATTCCAAAATCGAAAAAATAACTACACAAAATTCATTTCTGATAGCAAAAAAGGCGATATAAACGAAATGCTATATGCTGATATGAATTTACTTTTGCCAAATGATATGCTTCATAAAGCTGACCAATTTTCTATGGCTCATGCTTTAGAGGTTCGTGTTCCTTTTCTTGATCATAATCTTGTGAACTTTGCTTTTCAGATTGAAGAACAATACAAAATCAATCCAAAAATTAAGAAACGAATTGTTCAAGATGCATTCAAAAACATTCTTCCTGCCGAACTCTATAATCGTTCAAAACACGGTTTTGATGTTCCTTTAGCAAAAGGATTTCAAACACTTTTAAAACCACTTGTAGAGCAAAGTTTGGATAGAGATTTTATACAAGAACAAGGCATTTTTAGTCCTGCTTATACTGAAAATCTAAAGCAAAAAGTAAAACAAGGAACAGATTACGACCAAAATCATGTTTGGGCATTTATTGTTTTTCAACAATGGTGGAAAAAAAATGATATACAAAAGTTTATTGAAGAAGAAGAGGAGTTTTAAAATGTATCACAGACTTCCTAGTCTGTGTATAAAATAATTTTTCAACAGACTAGGAAGTCTGTCGTACAATAAAAGATTAATAAAAACCAAAAATGACACTCAACCAAACCTTACGCACACTTTTTGAAAGAGATATACAAAGAGTGAAACTAGAAATTGAGAGCTACAAAAACGAAGAAAATATGTGGAAATTAGATGGAGAAATCCTCAATTCTGCTGGAAATCTTTGTTTGCATCTTATCGGAAATCTAAATCATTTTATTGGTGCAGAAATCGGAAAAACAGGCTATATCAGACAAAGAGAATTAGAGTTTTCTCAAAAAAATATTCCTAAAAAAGAGTTAGTTGAAAAATTAGAAGAGGTCATCAAAATTGTTGATACTTCAATAAGATCTTTGGGTGAAGAAGAATTACATGCAGAAACTGCTATTCCAAAATTCATAGAAAAACAAACCAACGCTTTTTTGCTTTTACACTTACACGCTCATCTCAACTACCATTTAGGACAAATCAACTATCATAGACGATTATTAGACAAATAAAAGGGTATAACAGACTTCCTAGTCTGTGTAAAAAACTTTGATTCTTTCTTTATTTTTGATATTTTTAGTTACACCATTAATTAATAATAGTATGTTATCACAATTAGATTCAAGAAAATATTGGTTAGTACATCAAATTCTGTTGCTTCCAGATGAAAATCTTTTGGAAAAAGTAGAGCTTTTTTGGAAAAATCAAATCAAAACACATTCTATCTTAAAGCCTATGCGTAAAGAACTGCGTATTGAAGATTTGATAGAAGAGCAAAATTACCAAGGTTTTGATTATCAGAATTATACTAGATTATCAAAAGAGTTAAATATTACTGAACCTATCGAACAATTATTAGCAGATATATGAATTACGTACTAGACACAAATATTATTTTGCTTTCTATGTGAAGTGAAGAGTTTAAAGAGTATATTTATCAAGATTTTTTGAAAGATAATACAGCAATTATATGTGTAGTTACAGAAGGAGAAATATATTCTTTAGCTACTAGAAATGGTTGGGGAGAAAGAAAAATAAAGTTATTAGATGAATTGCTAGAAAATTATATAGTTGCAGATATTCATTCAAAAGATGTTACCAAAATGTATGCTCAAATAGATGCTTTTAGTCAAGGTAGATTAAAAACAATGCAAAGTAATTTTTCAGCTCGCAATATGAGCAAGAATGATATTTGGATAGCTGCTGTTTCAACTATATTAGATGCCATACTTATTACTACTGATAATGATTTTGACCATTTAGACCCCAATTTTTTGAAATGTATCAAAGTTAAATCCAATTTATAAGATTCTATTATCCCAACAGAATAGGAAGTCTGTTATACTGAATATCAAATGAAATTTTATATTTTATCAATTCTATTATTTTTATTTCTCTTTTCTTGTAATCAAAAACCTGTTGTTGATAATGAAAAGCCTTATTTTATAGAAGGACAGATAAAACCAAAAGAACATATTATTACAACCAATAACTCTTTCAATTTTGGTAATTATAATGATGTGCAACTTGATTCTATTTTTTGTTTGTCCTTAGATTCAATGTTAGATTTTTTGAATGTTACAGCATTTGAAAAAGATACAGTTGTAGAAAATTATTTTACAAATGCTATGTTTGTACAAGCACAAGCTGAATTTCCAGAATTTGTAATTTTAGATAGTAAGCATTTAGATTTAATGGATTCGATAGATTTTTGGGAATGTCCAACATACATTTATGTAAAAAAGGATAATAAATTAGAACTCTCTACTACAATAGTTACAAGCTCTAGAAGTTGGTTTGGTGCAGAAATTTATAGACGAGATATGGATTTTGATGGTAAATTAGATTTGATTATTTCACGTCCTTTTTATATGGCTAGTAGAGATATTGCAACTTACCATATTTTTATTAAACAAGATTTGAATAAAAATACAACAGCTTTTTCGACAAGAGAAGAAAAACTATTGGTTAATAATGGCAATAAAACTGTAACTTCATTTACTCACGGAGGTGCTTATGGAATTTATGCAAAAACTATAAATAAATGGAAAGGGGATAATTTAGTTGAAATAAGGAGATTACAACGAACTTATGGAACAGAAACAGAAGATGACTTTGTAGAAGAATTCACAATCAAAAATGGCAAAGAAGTAAAAATCAAAAGTCAAAAAATGTCATTTGAAGAAGCAGAAAAATACTTTGAAGAATATCAATAAAATGTATAACAGACTTCCTAGTCTGTTAAAAATATATTACACCAACAGACTGGGAAGTCTGTCATACATATTTTACACAAAATGAAATTTAAACTCACACTATTTACAGTTTTATTAGCAATTATTTGTATTTCAAATACAGTTTTTGCTCAAAATACAGAAACCTATTATGATGATATGTCTTTCAAAACGGAAGATTTTATCTATGATCCATATATCAAAACGGTTCGGCTTTATCCAAATCAACAACCTTCACAGGCTGCTCAATTAGAGCAGCCAATTATACCACTTTCACAGCAAACTCCGTTACTTCTCACTTTTGATGAGTTGGCAAGTGATGCACGAGTATATAAAGCTCAAATTATTCGTTGTGAATCGGATTGGACTGAAAGCAGTCTTCCAGCTATGGAATATTTGAATGTCTATAATGATTTTTTAATACGTGATTATGATTTTTCTATCAATACGAAAGTGCCTTTTGTGCATTATAAATTTCAAATCCCAAAAGTAAAAATTTCAGGGAATTATGTAGTAAAAGTATTTTATCAAGATGAAGAAAACCTAATTCTGACAAAACGATTTATGGTTTTTGAGGAAAAAACAAGTATTGGTTTTGAGCAAATTCCATCTGTGGGTGGAGAAAATTCTCTTATCTATCAACAGTTCAAACTTTCAGTAAATTATACAGGTGTGAAAGGTGTAGTAAACCCAAATACACAATTTGAAGTAGTTGTAAGGCAAAATTATCGTTGGGGAAATGCGATTTATGACTTGAAACCTACTTTTGTAAAAGACTTTCAAAAAACATTAGAGTTTAGTTCTCTAACCGAATCTCAGCGTTTTTTGGGGAGTAATGAATTTAGATTATTTGATATTCGAACACAAAGAAAATTTGGTTGGGGAGTAGATAGTGTGCGTTATCAAAAAAATAGCGACCACGTTTTCCTTCAAAAAGAAAAATCAAGAGCAAATCTAGCTTATGGAACTCGCTTAGAAGATTTCAATGGACAATTTTATATAGAAAACAGCCAAAGAGCAGAGCAATCTGAAACAGAAGCTGATTATGCGTATGTAAATTTTGTATTGAAATCTCAAAAATTAGATAACAATGTGTATATAATTGGAGGCTTGACAGATTGGAGAATAAATCCACTCTTCAAGATGAATTACGTGAATAAAGGTGGATATTATACAGCAGAAGTTTTATTGAAACAAGGAATTTATAATTATTTCTACACAACTGTAAATGACAAAAAAGAAATAGATTATTCACCTTTAGAAAACAATTATAGACAAACTGAAAATGCGTATGATGTTTTGATTTATTACCGTCCGATGAGTAGCAGAACAGATTATTTGGTGGGGTATCGTAAGATTTGAGAAATCAAATAAAAAATTGCTTCTACTTACAAAATCTATTATCTTACACAAAAATTAACCAATAATATAACTATAAAACAAAAAAATAATTTATATACTTAACTTAATATAGCTATGGAAAACGAAAAACCAACCTACGCACATCCTATGATGCGTGAAGATGCACTCAAAGGAAAAACTATTGTTATTACAGGTGGTGGAACAGGTTTAGGTCGTTCGATGGGAACATATTTTTTAAAATTAGGAGCTAACCTTGTCATTACAAGCCGTAAATTAGATGTTTTGGAAGCAACAGCTAAGGAAATGGAAGAAGAAACAGGTGGAACTGTACTTCCTTTAGCGTGTGATGTACGTGATTACGACCAAATCGAAAAAATGCTTAAAGATTCTGTTGAAAGATTTGGAAGTGTTGATGGTCTTCTCAATAATGCAGCAGGAAATTTTATCAGTCCAACAGAAAGATTATCGCATCGTGCTTATGATACAATTGTTGATATTGTTTTGAAAGGAACATATTATTGTACCCTTGCTTTCGGAAAATACTGGATTGAATCAGGAAAGGCTGATAATTATGCTAACCCTAAGACAGTTTTGAGTATCGTAACTACGTATGCTGAGACAGGTTCAGGTTATGTTGTTCCTTCGGCTACTTCTAAAGCTGGTGTAGTGGCTCTTACTAAGTCTTTGGCTGTAGAATGGGCAAAATATGGCATTCGTTTCAATGGTATTGCTCCAGGGGCATTTCCTACAAAAGGAGCTTGGGAACGCTTGATGCCAAAAAATTTACAAGACAAATTTGATATTAAAAAGCGTGTTCCTGCCAAACGAGTAGGTGACCATCAAGAATTGGCTAACCTTGCAGCTTATCTTATCTCTGATTATTCATCTTATATCAATGGTCAGATTATTACGATTGATGGAGGCGAAGTAGCACAAGGTTCGGGACAGTTTTCTATGTTAGAACACGTTCCTCAAGAAATGTGGGATATGGTAGAACAAATGACTCGTAGCGCAAAAAGTAGTTAATTAAATCAATTACGAATTATTAAAATTACGAATTACGAATAAGAAATATCATTCGTAATTCGTAATTGAAAATTAAAAAAACATGCAAATCAAAAAAGACGATAGCCTTTTACTTTTCATTGATGTACAAGAAAAATTATTTCCTCATATAGACAAGCATTTTGAATTAGAAAAAAAACTCAATCAACTTGTTGAAGGAATGCAGGTTTTAGATATTCCAATTATTGTTACAGAACAATACACAAAAGGATTAGGAAAAACCATCGAATCTGTTTCTAAGAACTTAAATGATGTTCCTACTTTCGAAAAAATGACTTTTAGTTGTATGCGAAATCCAGAACTTGCAGCAGCCATCGAACAAAGTGGAAAAAGAACAATCATTTTAGCAGGAATAGAAGCGCATATTTGTGTTCTTCAAACAGCTTTAGACTTGTGTGCAGAAGGATTTGATGTTGCTTTGGTTCTAGATGCAGTGGGTTCTAGAAGTGAAGAAAATAAAAGTATTTCGGTGTTGAGATTACAAAATAAAGTAGCTTTTACAAGTGTAGAATCTGTACTTTTTGAGCTTTGTGAGTTGGCAGGAACGGAAGAATTTAAAGCTATTTCTAGGATTATTAAATAGAAAAATATGTTTACCAAATTTAGAGTACGAAATTTCAAGACTCATTTAGATACAGAAATAGAACTAAAAGACCTTACTTTATTGATCGGTTCGAATAACTCTGGAAAAACCAATCTTTTGAAAGCAATTAGTTTTTTTTCGGAGATTGTTAGAGGTAATTTCTATGAAAGAAATGATGATATTTTTTATGAAGATTTGCTAAGTTATAGGCATAGTTTACATAATGAAGATATTATTTTAGAATGTAGTTCACTAATAAAGCATGAAAATAAAAATATATTTTTTAGTTATAAATTAAGCATATATGAACCTCCTTTTGATCAAACAGTGAAACTATCCGAAAAACTTACTTTAATTTTAGATAATGAAACATTAAATTTTGAGAATAAAGATTGTGATATATACTCTTTAAAACTACATGAATTAATAGGAGAAGATTATTTAAAAATTAATAATACTTTTAGCTTTAAGCATAAAGTTTATAGTCAAATTAAATCTATTGCGAATATTTACTACTTTAATTTTTATCCTCAATTACTTAGAGATTATAGCGAATTAGATAAAAATATTTCTTTAACATTTAATGAAGCTAATAGAATAGATATTGCTAATTTTGATGAATTGTTTGTATCTATATTTGTTCACATTAAAGACAATGAAAAAAACTCTTATAACAAATTTATGTCTTATTTGAGGAGTTTTGAGCCTAGTTTGATAAGTTTAGAAATACAAGATAGTGAGTTAGTTTGGCAGTTTGATTTAGGAAACCATAGATTAGTAAGTTTTAATGCCGATGATATTTCAGATGGATTATTGAAAGCTACTGCTATATCATTACTTTGTTCATTAGAAAAAAAACCTGCTGTAATAATGTTAGAAGAAATTGAAAATGGAATTAATCAAAGTAAAATTCAAGAGTTTTTAGGTTGGCTTAAACATGTTTCTGATAATGGAAAAAATACACAGTTTATCCTTACTTCTCATAGTCCTTCCGTGATTCGTGAGTTTTCAGATAATTTGAATTCTGTTTATACAGTTCATTTAAAAAGAAAAAAGGGTTATGTAAGTGAAGTTACCAATCTGAATGAAGCCTTAAAAATGATAAATCGTTTGGGAGGATTAAAAGAAGAAACGGTTGAGGAAGTGGATGGAGTTTTACACATTCGTAAATATGCCCTTACCGAGCTTTTTTATGACGGAATTTTGGGAGAATTATAAACTAAACTTTTATAGGAAAATAAATTTACCCAAAATGATAGGAATAATTAGTGATGGAGATAGTGATTTTGATGTACTCAAAAAACTTGTACAAGCCATCTTTGAAAAGCACAGTCAAAAAAATATTTCTGATGAAGAATTTTATAGGTTTGATAAAATAAAAACTTTTGACGCTATGCAATCTTACTTTGATGATTGTAGAAAAAAACAAAAAGGATATGGTTTACATGACTTTCACACAAAAGAATTTATCAAAAATATAATTGAATTTTTAGTAACCTCATTTTACAAACTCACACAAGAAAAAGAAACACCTATCAATAACCAAGACATTATTATTTTTAATGCTGATTCGGAAATGATAATGGGAAAAAATACGGCATACTTTGAAGAATGGTTATATTTTATTCATCCTGTTTTGTGGAAAGCTATTGAGCATTTTTATGACAAGCTAGTTTTAGCTGGCTATTCTTATGAACAAATTCCTTTAGTTTTGCCTATTATTCCATTTCCTTGCATCGAAATTTTAGTTCGTGCAGCAATGCCAAATTACGATGAAAAATATAGAAACCTAAAAGCAAAACCAGAGCTAAAACAAGAAGTTTGGGGAGTAGATACTATTCCAACAGCTTATAAAAATGGATATATAGCAATGACTTTAGAAGACTATATCATTCCTCAAAATATAGAAATGATTTATAAACATATTCCAGAAGCTAGAAAATTTATTCAAATTTTGTCTTTTAATTTGAAATAAAAATTATCCCAAAACCTCCAATTCACTTTTCTCAAAACGCCCCGAATCCTTCAAATAACCAATAAGAAAAGTACGAAATTCTGTATCAAAATCAGCTTTATCAAAATTTTCTACTAAAACAGTTTTATCTTCTTCAAACTCTCTATTTTTCCTCAAAAAATCGGGTACATTATGCTGCACAGAAAAACGTAAAAAACGAATTTCTGTATTTTGAGAATCCTCTTTTATAGCTTCTTTAAACAAGTCAAAACTCTTATTAACTTGTGCTAACTTTGTATAAGGATTCCAAGAAAATTGAGCCATCATAGACTCACAAGCAGCACAATAAGCCAATAAAAGTGCAGATGGATTTTCTATTTCTTGCAACTGTTTTAAAAGTCTTTCAATTTTGCGTTCATTTCCTATCGCTTCAAAGTATTTTTTGCGTGCTTCTTTTTCATTCATTATAAAAGTAATAAATAGTGAAAGTTTTTTATTAATCTATTTGTAGGTATAAAAAGTTTGAAAATCAGTTTTATTTTAACCTATTGGTGTTTTAGTGAATCGACACTAATAAAAACGCCTTTTACTTCATTTGATGTTTTTCATAATATTCATCAGCAGGAAGATTTGAGTTTGAAGCAGCAGCCACAGCTAATTCATCACAACGCTCATTTTCTGGAATTCCTGCGTGTCCTTTTACCCATTGAAAAGTTACTTGATGTTTTCTATAAATCTCTAAAAAACGTTTCCAAAGGTCTGCATTTAGGCGTGGTTCTCCTTTATTAATAAAGTTTTTTTTCTCCCACCCCAATACCCATTTTTTTTCTACTGCATCCACTACATATTTCGAATCAGAATAAACTTTTACTTTCATATTTGGTTTTTTGAGTGCTTCTAATCCGATAATGACAGCCAAAAGTTCCATTCTATTGTTGGTTGTACAGCGAAAACCTGCTGAAAATTCTTTTCGTAATCCTAGCGATTTAGCCATCAAAACTGTTCCATATCCTCCTCGCCCTGGGTTTCCTTGTGCTGCTCCGTCGGTGTACATTTCTATCATTTTGGTAGTGATTAGTGGTTAATTTTTAGTGATTAATGAATACAAGATATATTTTGATTAGCAAAAGTAGATAATTCTTTAAAAACTAAAACTTATCTTCAATGTTAATTCCAAATACATTTATTTTTTAAACTCTATTTTATGGAATTAATTAGACATTATATTCATTACGTAGCCATTTCTATTGAGGTTTTGGGGATTTTGACGATTATTTTAGGAATTTTTTATGCCTTTTTTCTTGCTCTGACCAAAACCAATCAAGATAAATATACGCTTGTCAGACAAAAAATTGGAAAGGCTATTTTATTAGGTTTAGAAATTTTGGTGGCTGCTGATATTATTTCTACTATCGTAACCGAACCTACTCTAAATCAAGTTCTTACTTTAGGATTAATTGTTTTGATTCGTACTTTTTTAAGCCTTTCTTTGCAAGTAGAACTAGAAGGTCGTTTCCCTTGGCAACGTAAAGACATAGAAAAAGAAATTTCTGAAATTGAATCTAATTGAATAAAAACACTTTATTATTAAATTATTTCATCGTAAAAAAATGCTTGCTAATAGAATTTGGAGAGATTTAAAGCTATAAAAATGATTCGTTACATAAAATTGCTCGAAAATTGTATAATAAAAGTTATAAATCAACTACAAACACTCTAAAAAAATACAGAAGAAATTTTTCTAACCCACTAGATTTTGACAAATAGCATAATTAGTACTACAATGATTGATACAATGAAATTTCTTTTTTGTAAAACCATACCTGCAATTTTGCTAGTCATTTCTTGTATAGCGTGTAATACAGAGGAAACAAAATATGCAGAAGACATGAATGCCACAATGCCTTCTGATACACTTTTAACACCATCCAAATCTAATAATTATACTACAAAAGAGATTGATAGTGTTTCATTTGCTGCTTATAACGATTCTGTTGAAACCATTCTTAGTAATTTACAGGTAAGTGAAGCACAAGCTCAAGAGCTTTCTGAGTCAATGAGTGAAATGATAGAAGAAGCAAAAAGCCTTCAAAAAAATAAGCCAAATCAAGAAGGAAATAGAGGTTTGGAAAGTTTCAAAAAAGATTTACCAAAAGATTTGAGTACTTATTTATATATGAAAG
This is a stretch of genomic DNA from Bernardetia sp. MNP-M8. It encodes these proteins:
- the rnhA gene encoding ribonuclease HI — its product is MIEMYTDGAAQGNPGRGGYGTVLMAKSLGLRKEFSAGFRCTTNNRMELLAVIIGLEALKKPNMKVKVYSDSKYVVDAVEKKWVLGWEKKNFINKGEPRLNADLWKRFLEIYRKHQVTFQWVKGHAGIPENERCDELAVAAASNSNLPADEYYEKHQMK
- a CDS encoding AAA family ATPase, which produces MFTKFRVRNFKTHLDTEIELKDLTLLIGSNNSGKTNLLKAISFFSEIVRGNFYERNDDIFYEDLLSYRHSLHNEDIILECSSLIKHENKNIFFSYKLSIYEPPFDQTVKLSEKLTLILDNETLNFENKDCDIYSLKLHELIGEDYLKINNTFSFKHKVYSQIKSIANIYYFNFYPQLLRDYSELDKNISLTFNEANRIDIANFDELFVSIFVHIKDNEKNSYNKFMSYLRSFEPSLISLEIQDSELVWQFDLGNHRLVSFNADDISDGLLKATAISLLCSLEKKPAVIMLEEIENGINQSKIQEFLGWLKHVSDNGKNTQFILTSHSPSVIREFSDNLNSVYTVHLKRKKGYVSEVTNLNEALKMINRLGGLKEETVEEVDGVLHIRKYALTELFYDGILGEL
- a CDS encoding isochorismatase family protein; the protein is MQIKKDDSLLLFIDVQEKLFPHIDKHFELEKKLNQLVEGMQVLDIPIIVTEQYTKGLGKTIESVSKNLNDVPTFEKMTFSCMRNPELAAAIEQSGKRTIILAGIEAHICVLQTALDLCAEGFDVALVLDAVGSRSEENKSISVLRLQNKVAFTSVESVLFELCELAGTEEFKAISRIIK
- a CDS encoding DUF5103 domain-containing protein, producing the protein MKFKLTLFTVLLAIICISNTVFAQNTETYYDDMSFKTEDFIYDPYIKTVRLYPNQQPSQAAQLEQPIIPLSQQTPLLLTFDELASDARVYKAQIIRCESDWTESSLPAMEYLNVYNDFLIRDYDFSINTKVPFVHYKFQIPKVKISGNYVVKVFYQDEENLILTKRFMVFEEKTSIGFEQIPSVGGENSLIYQQFKLSVNYTGVKGVVNPNTQFEVVVRQNYRWGNAIYDLKPTFVKDFQKTLEFSSLTESQRFLGSNEFRLFDIRTQRKFGWGVDSVRYQKNSDHVFLQKEKSRANLAYGTRLEDFNGQFYIENSQRAEQSETEADYAYVNFVLKSQKLDNNVYIIGGLTDWRINPLFKMNYVNKGGYYTAEVLLKQGIYNYFYTTVNDKKEIDYSPLENNYRQTENAYDVLIYYRPMSSRTDYLVGYRKI
- a CDS encoding DUF1572 family protein, producing the protein MTLNQTLRTLFERDIQRVKLEIESYKNEENMWKLDGEILNSAGNLCLHLIGNLNHFIGAEIGKTGYIRQRELEFSQKNIPKKELVEKLEEVIKIVDTSIRSLGEEELHAETAIPKFIEKQTNAFLLLHLHAHLNYHLGQINYHRRLLDK
- a CDS encoding DUF1622 domain-containing protein, yielding MELIRHYIHYVAISIEVLGILTIILGIFYAFFLALTKTNQDKYTLVRQKIGKAILLGLEILVAADIISTIVTEPTLNQVLTLGLIVLIRTFLSLSLQVELEGRFPWQRKDIEKEISEIESN
- the asnB gene encoding asparagine synthase (glutamine-hydrolyzing), which translates into the protein MCGITGIFAFNEIGRFSLVRLQEATERLEHRGQDAQRLYNDFFVGLGHRRLSILDLSSAANQPMSSKDERYTIVFNGEIYNFKELRKEYLSDLDNVDFETESDTEVLLQLYIRFKEKCLEKLNGFFAFAVYDNQEQSIFIARDRIGIKPLLYYHDEDKFVFSSEMSSLMAYRFPKKLDFASLRLYFSLHYIPAPHTIFENVLKLPAGHYLKIKKKEVILEKYYEIPNNYETQNYNSISYDNAQKELVSLLEESVKKRLISDVPIGSFLSGGTDSSAIVALATRHTKHLNTFSIGYKDEPLFDETSYANLVAKKFNTNHTVFTLSNTDIFEAVFDMLPFLSEPFADSSAIPFYVLSKHTKQTASVALSGDGGDELFAGYNKYLGEYKVRNAGWKENLIKGNLGLLEKLPKSRNSFWGNKFRQLHRFAKAAQLSKQERYWFLSSFIDEQNVQNIFQSDVFDLSNEDNKFQNRKNNYTKFISDSKKGDINEMLYADMNLLLPNDMLHKADQFSMAHALEVRVPFLDHNLVNFAFQIEEQYKINPKIKKRIVQDAFKNILPAELYNRSKHGFDVPLAKGFQTLLKPLVEQSLDRDFIQEQGIFSPAYTENLKQKVKQGTDYDQNHVWAFIVFQQWWKKNDIQKFIEEEEEF
- a CDS encoding PIN domain-containing protein → MKDNTAIICVVTEGEIYSLATRNGWGERKIKLLDELLENYIVADIHSKDVTKMYAQIDAFSQGRLKTMQSNFSARNMSKNDIWIAAVSTILDAILITTDNDFDHLDPNFLKCIKVKSNL
- a CDS encoding SDR family oxidoreductase; the protein is MENEKPTYAHPMMREDALKGKTIVITGGGTGLGRSMGTYFLKLGANLVITSRKLDVLEATAKEMEEETGGTVLPLACDVRDYDQIEKMLKDSVERFGSVDGLLNNAAGNFISPTERLSHRAYDTIVDIVLKGTYYCTLAFGKYWIESGKADNYANPKTVLSIVTTYAETGSGYVVPSATSKAGVVALTKSLAVEWAKYGIRFNGIAPGAFPTKGAWERLMPKNLQDKFDIKKRVPAKRVGDHQELANLAAYLISDYSSYINGQIITIDGGEVAQGSGQFSMLEHVPQEMWDMVEQMTRSAKSS